CGCTGCTGGGCTGAGGCCATCCCAACCATCTTCGCCGATCCCGACGATCGATAACCAGTTCTCCCTAACATCCGATCTCGCAGTTCCAAGTTGAGTTAGCAGCATGATTGGTCAAACTCCATAGGTTCGCGGAGTGTAGATCATCTCCCGGTGATTCGACAGCGCAAGGTTGCGAGTGGTAGAGGAGCCTACGAGGATGAGCGTCTGCATATCAGCCAGGTCCGGGTCGAATCGCGCGAGGTCTGTAATCACAATTTTCTCATCAGGCCTGCCGACAGCGCGGGCGAATACCACCGGCGTCTCGGGAGCTCTGTATCCTGAGAGAATTGCTTGTGCTTCTGCCAACTGCCACTTTCGCTCGGAAGAGATTGGGTTGTAAATCGCCAATGCGAAATCAGCGGAAGCCACCGCGTGCAGCCTCTTCACAATAACTTCCCAAGGTTTCAAACGATCGGACAGCGAAAGAACGCAAAAGTCGTGGCCGAGGGGAGCACCAATTCTGGCTGCTGCCGCCTGCATAGCCGATATCCCAGGAACGATGCGGATGTCTAGAGAACGCCAAGCCTCCGGCCCCTGATCGACCGACTCCAATACGGCAGTGGCCATTGCAAAGATTCCTGGATCGCCGGACGAAACGACGCATACGCGCCTGCCAGATGCGGCGAGGGAAAGAGCATGCTGCGCGCGCTCCGCCTCCACCTTGTTGTCAGATCCGAAGCGACGTTGACCGGATCGAAGTGGAACGCGGTCCAGATATCGTTGGTACCCTACCAGATCGGTTGCCTCAGCCAATACCTGCTGCGCCTCCGGCGTAATCCACTCGGCTGAGCCAGGTCCGACCCCAACCACCGTTATCTGACCTGGACGAGCCGTAGACTTGTCGATTTGATCCGGCCGCGAATCAGGAACGAGGATAAGCGAAAAGTAGGGAACATTAGCAGAATCTACATCACTGAGGTGAACTATCTGCTCCCGGCTCATCGTTGCGCGTTCAATATAGAGGGCCTTACTTAGGACCCCAGCTCTGGACAAAGCGTTTTTCACCTTCGTGAAGTTGCGGCCTAACTTCATTATCGCGAATGCGCTCCAAGGATTTAGCCGGGCGACCAATGCATCTTCTGAAAGAGTTGCAGGCAGTATAGTCAGCTCTGAATCCCTTCTAACGAGAGGAGTCGAGAGCCTTGCCGCAGCCGCCATCACGGACGGGATTCCGGGAATCACCTCGGTAGAGAAACGGTGAGCTAGCCTGTCGTGAAGATACATGAAAGAGCCATAGAAAAATGGATCGCCCTCACAAAGAACCGCGACGTCTCGACCATCATGAAGATGAGCGGCGATCTGCTCAGCCATGTCGTCATAGAACTGGGCGATGATTGCCTCGTACCCGCCTGGGTGATCCGTCGTCTGCGTTGTGATTGGGTAGATCATCGGCAACTCAATCTGCTCGAGCGTCAACTCTGAGCTCACGATACAACGCGCGTTGCTCTGGCCGTGCTTAGCTGTCGGATAAGCAACAACGTGAGCTTGCCTGATGATGCGTAGAGCTTTGAGAGTGATAAGCTCTGGATCGCCAGGTCCTAGTCCAACACCGAATAGTTGTCCTGGCATCGTGCTCTCGATCATTCTTCCTCACTTGCCAGAGCGTTGACGGCAGCCGCTGCGATGGCGCTTCCACCGCGACGTCCTCGTATTGTCAAATAAGGTAGATTCAGGGGGTTAGTCTCTAGCGCCATCTTGGACTCCGCAGCGCCGACGAAGCCAACAGGAACGCCGATGATGAGAGCGGGAGTCGGTGCACCTGCTTCGAGCATTTCGAGCAGGTGGAACAAAGCCGTGGGTGCATTTCCGATCACGACAATAGAACCGTCAAGCTTGTCGCGCCAAAGTTCCAGAGCTGCCGCACTGCGAGTCGTGTCAAATCTCCTCGCTATCTCACCAGTTTTTGGATCGCTCAGGGTGCAGATCACTTCATTGTCTTTTGGAAGCCTGGATCGGGTAATCCCATTTGCCACCATATTTGCATCACAAAATATGGGCTTTCCTGCGAGGAGCGCCTGCTCACCAACTTCAATCGCAGTCGGTGAGGCAGAGACGTATTGCGGCAGATCCGTCATCCCGCATGCGTGAATCATCCTTACCACCACCCGAGCGAGGTCTGGTGTAAAGGCGGACAGGTCGGACTCAGCCCTGATAATCTCAAAGGATTCTCGATAAATATCCTGCGCGTCTTTCTTATAAATCATCCTCACGAAAAAACCTCAATGGGTATTTCTGCCTGACATGCGGCCACGTTGTCGATGGCAGATTCAAGCGAACAGTTTGAAGCAATAAATTGCCCATTGATCCGCAAACTGTAGCCCGAGGAACTTGCTATCAGTTCGGCGGTCGCACCACTTCGCATCGCGCATTGTTTTTCACATCCTGAAATATTGACCGTCCAGCCTGGTTGTGTGTAGCGGCCGGCTAGGCGGAGCGCCAACAAAGATGCATGATGTCTCACATCAGCCAGAGAGGCATCACAGCCGACAATGCCCGCACAAGCAGCTACCCCCCGGTATCCATCTTTGCCATCAGACGATAGACCAACTGCCTCAAGCTTTGCAGTAATCTGACTGACCGAACTTTCAGGAATAGATCCGAGGACAACACCTCGCCATGGAGCCAATCGAATATCTCCATCCCATCTCTTTGCGATTGAGGCCATACACCTTATCTGCTCTGCAGTTAGTCGTCCAAGAGGAACCGAGGGAACCAAGTCTACGAAACCCACTCGCTCGCATGGGTAGATTCCTACCGGCATATCGTCGACGTCGCCTAAACCGTCGGGAAACGGACAAGCCACGAGAAAATCAGATAACGCGTCGAGCAATCGATTCATCGCTCTTGGTGCTGACGCGATTTTCCTTCCCCTTGCAGGCATTTCGAGTTCTTTTGAGATCTCGACGCACATCTTTGCAGCCTCGAGTATGCAGTCCACGGCCTCATCGACTCTTACGCCAAAGCCAGACAGGATCCCCCCGATTGCGAGGTGAAACAGAGGCGTGTTATCAACGTTCACTGCTCGTAGGGCGAGATCGTCGCAGTCGCGACCAAACCAGCGTCCTCCGCCATCGATGGCAAAACTGAACTTAGGCGGTAGACCGGCTATCACATGATCGGCGATGAGACGACGATCTAGCTCTCGAACGAATGGCTGAGTATCCAAGATCTCGCCGAAGCCTAAGCCTGCGAAGGGACTTGCCACAATATTGCGGATTCGGTCATGTAACGGTGATGGAAGAAAGCCCGCGAGGTCGAGACCGTGAACTAAGGAGCTGAGATCTTTAGTCTTAATGGCCCGCAGTTGGATATTTGATCGTGAAGTGATGTCGACGTTCCCATCCGCGAATGAAGCGGAAAGTTCTGCGACAGCGGTGAGTTGGCTTGGAGTAATCATCCCTCCCGGCACTCTTATCCGAGTGAGTAGACCGTCTTTCGCCTGGACGGCATGAAGAATTCCAGGGCAGAAACTCTCTCCAACTCTCATCATGCGACTTTCTTTCTTGACTCGCCGCCGCAAGAATCGTCGGGAAACGCAGCTCATGAATTAGGCTGCGGCCACCCGACCTTCCCCTCGGAAGCGTGTGTCATTGTGCCCAATTTAGGCACTGTTTTCGGCAGGTTTTCGGACTCACAGGCTACCTAATGGCTCCAGCTTCCCAGTCCGCAACCAGACCAGTGCTTTGTTTAGAGCTTTCGTTCCTGATTACCGCTGCGGGGCAGTTCCGGATTCTCACCGGATTCCCTTTTGGTTTGCTCCTTGGAAGCAACCACCGGAAACAGTTCGAGTATAGATCAGATAAATATTCCGAACAACGTCGTGAATTCGTGTAAAGCAACAGATGTCAACGCTTTGTCAGGCTTGCGTTTGGGGTTCGTTTGGCGGTCGTGGCTTGGGCAGGAGTCCTGACGGGTACCGAGCTTCAGATATTTTTTGCTGGTGGTGGCCCGGGCAGGAGTCCTGACGCGAAGCGCGATTCGGACATTTGTGGCGTGGTGGCTTGGGCAGGAGTCCTGACGGGTACCGAGCTTCAGATATTTTTGCTGGTGGTGGCCCGGGCAGGAGTCCAACCTGCGACCTTCGCGTTAGGAGTGCGCTGCTCTATGCAACTGAGCTACCGGGCCACGTTTCGGTAGTGTATCGCGTAGGTTGTTGGTGTTGCGGTGGTAAACTTGAGGGTGGAGAGTTTATGCCTGAGATACAGCGTCGACGTGCGGTAACGGTGAACATTGGTGGAGTTCGAGTTGGGTCGGATTCGCCGGTTGTGGTGCAGTCGATGACCAATACGGATACGGCTGATGTCGAGAGTTCGGTGCAGCAGATTGCGGCGCTGGCTCGCGCCGGCTCGGAGATGGTGCGCGTGACGGTCAACAATGACGAGGCGGCGAAGGCTGTGCCGGCGATCGTCGAGGAGCTGGCGAAGAAGGGCTGGTCGACTCCGATCATTGGCGACTTTCACTACAACGGTCACCTACTGCTGCGGAAGTATCCCGAGACGGCGAAGGCGCTCGCGAAGTACAGGATCAATCCGGGCAATGTGTCGATCGGTCGGAAGGACGATGACAACTTCCGGACGATGGTTGAGGTTGCGGTTGAGCATCAAAAGCCGGTGCGGATTGGTGTGAACTGGGGTTCGCTCGATCAGGCGCTGCTGACGAAGATGATGGACGAAAATTCGAAGTCGGCCAATCCCCTGGCCGCTCGCGACGTGATGATGGAGGCGATGGTGGTGTCGGCTCTTGATAACGCCGCTGCCGCGGAGCGGTATGGATTGCGACGGGATCAGATTATTTTGTCGGCGAAGGTGTCGGGGGTTCGAGATCTGATCGATGTTTATACCGAGTTGGCGAAGCGTTGCGACTATGCGCTGCATCTCGGGCTGACCGAGGCCGGGATGGGGATGAAGGGCGTGGTGGCTTCGGCTGCGGGTCTGGCTCCTTTGCTGCTGTCTGGGATCGGGGATACGATCCGGGTTAGTTTGACTCCGACGCCGGGTGGGGACCGGTCGGAGGAGGTGCGTTGTGGACAGCAGATTCTACAGTCGCTTGGGATTCGCAGCTTCATGCCGCAGGTGACGAGTTGCCCTGGCTGCGGCAGAACGACTTCGACCTACTTCCAAGAGCTGGCGGAGCGGATTCAGGGCTACCTTGTGGCTTCGATGCCGGAGTGGAAGAAGCAGTATCCGGGGGTCGAGGAGTTGAAGCTGGCGGTGATGGGCTGCATCGTCAATGGGCCCGGCGAGTCGAAGCATGCGAATATTGGAATCTCGCTGCCTGGGACGTTTGAGGAGCCTAAGGCTCCGGTTTATGTGGACGGCAAGCTGTTCACCACGTTGAAGGGTGATCAGATCGTTGAGGAGTTTCAGGTGATCCTTGATGAGTATGTCGAGAAACGGTATGGGCGAGTGCTGGTAGAGGTGTAGGGTACCCCCTCCCCTATCTGATTTTGCGCAAAGTCTTCGAAAGAGAGACTTTAGGTCTGGACTTCACTTGCATTCCAAAAGCTCCTTTCGTGCAAAGTATTGATTCTGTTTGGCCCAAAGTCTGGTTCGGGCACCCCTCCCCCTGTGGGTATTTTGGGCGTAAAATACTAGTATTCAATAGCTTACAGGGTGATTGTGCCTTTAAAATATTCATAATAAATGAGTTGCGCCTAAAATATTTGTTATCAATAGATTAGCCCGGATAATCTCCGGAGCTAATTCGGTTTTGGTCTTCATAACAAGTATAGCTTTTGGGGCGGAACTAATACGCCACGTGGAAGTCTCTGTTTTGCAAGGGTTTGTTTCGTTTCAGGGCTTGACAGATTTTGACGGGCCGATCAGAGCGGAAGCGTAAAAAATCGTACTCCAAGCGTTTGGGTGCTGAGGTGACACGTTCACTTGCCCCGAAATGCGTCTTCTCGTCCAAGTGCAGAGAAGCGCGTTACCAACCCGAACCGAGGCAGAAGAAAACATGGTTTCGCGCTGAGAACGCATACATTGCTATGATCCCGTATGCGTTTTTCCCTGACCTCCTTTGTTCTGATTGCGCTACTCTCCGACCTCGGTGTGTCACAACCACCTGTTCCATCCGAGGTTTATACGCTTCACGCCAAGGAGGAACGGAGGAATGGGTTCAGCATGAGCGAACAGATCACGCTGCCAAGCAGTGTCGTCTTACTTGATCATCAGCACAGCCTGTTGGTTCTGGTTCCTCAAGCAGATGGGGCATGGGTCCTTAAGCGCTTACGCGGCTGGGACACGAAGTCTCCAACGGAAGACACGTTGGAAATTACTGGAGACAAAAGCCAAGGAACGCAGGTTTCAATTAGCACTGATCTCAACTTGAGCAGGGATGGCCGGTACATCCTAGTGCGGATCAATTATCGAAGTGGAGCCATCGGACCGACCGAACGCAATCGAAGCGCGGTTGTCACTCTGATTGATCTAAAAAGCTTTACTTCGATCTCTCAGCAGACTACGACCGATCCTTTGATCGCAGATAGTGTATGGGCCTTCAATGAGAACGATGATCTCATTACGACAGGACTGGACAGACGGGTCACGGAGATTGGACCTTCCTTCCGCACGGTTACAGATCACTATTTGGCAGCTGCGCTCGAGCTGCCAACACTGCTTGCACGAGATCGCTGTGAGTATGAGTCGTTGATGAAGCTACAAGCGGGTGCAACCGGTTGGACAAAACCCGTAATCGCGAATGTAACCGATGGCTGTGCTGTTCTTGTGAGTCGAGCTAATGTCGACTCGGTCGAAGCTTTACCCGGTCCGCACACCACAGAACCCTTGAATTTCGCTCTTGGCTGCCGAGAGATGGACGTCAATAAGGAGCTACATTTGGCGCTGGCTGATTGCAGAGAAGGCAAGAGTCACGCGGACGGCATGTTTGTCACCACTTCCGCGCACACAGCGAACGTGCTCTCAACGACAACGAAGCAAAGAGTGCTCACCATTCCTCTCTCGCATAATTGGAAGGGTGTGACGGGAATTTTGGCCAGTGTAGTTTCAGGGAACTACGTGGTTCTGGTTAAACAAGGCGTTCACATCGAGGTTTACCGCTTGTCAAGCTAGCGAATGCTCCAGAATTCCGGAGCGTTCGACTTCGTAAGTCCTCATAAGTCGGCTTATGTTGAGTAATCGCCAACTGGACGCATATCGTGCATGTCGTACAAGTAAATTTTGCTCACTTGCTCTCTGAGTAGTCGTGTGTCGACCCGGGAGCCATTGTTTCAAAGATGCCGTCGTTTCTGATCAGTTTGTGAAAGATCATTGCGGCGACGTGCATCAGGATGAATGCAAAAAAGGCGAAGGCCAGGTAGTGATGTGCGCGCCATAGCAGCGTATGCAGACTGGGATTTACCGGCAGGATCGATGGCAGATGCACACTGCCGAAGAGCACCACAGGGTAGGCCGCAGCAGACAACATAGCCCAGCCGATCAGCGGCATGGCGATCATCAGTATATAGAAGATGTACTGCGATGAGATCGCAGCTAGCTTTATCGGCTCCGGTAGATCGGCGGGCAGTGAGGGCGCACCGTAGATGATGCGTAGCGTCAGACGAATCAGCGCCAGCACCAGGATGGCTATGCCGAGCGGCTTATGAATCTGGACTAATGTCAGGTACTTGCTGGTGATGGTCGAGACCATACCTACACCGATAAACAGCATGGACAGAATGCAGATTGCCATGAGCCAGTGGGGTAATCTCTGCGGCGCGGTGAAGCGTGTGCGGCTTGTCGTCATTGCCTGGCTCCTGTCGCGTTACGCGGGTAGTCGGCCTCTTCGGCGGTGCGGCTGTTGTACGACCGGGAGTACGCTGCCGAGCGTGCAGCGGGGAATGGATCATCCGACGTAGTGATTCCGGCTGGCAGTACGGTTGGGTCGAAGTTGATGTCGCGGCACGGGCCGTCGCGCTCTGGTTCGATCTGCTGCACCGTCATGGTTCCAACGTTGATCGTACGACGATCAGCGGGCCACGCCTTGTTGGGGTCCGCAGTCGGGTCGCCGGGGTTGGCAACGGTGACCATCAGATTCCAGTGCTGAGGGCCCGCGGCCACACGCTGCGTGATCTCCTGCTCGAGATAATCGGGACCGCGCTTGGCCAGATCTGCTGGCGAAATAGAAACAAGTTGCGCCGCTGGGATCAACGACCAGCGGATCGGATGCTTCGCGCCGGACTCATCGACGAACAGAAAGGAGTTGAGACTGTTGTAAGGCTCCTCCGCATAGCTCTCGGTCCATTGGTCACTCTTAGCCCAGGGGAGAAACGTAAGGAACCCCGGATTTGCGGCAATGAAGTTCTTCATCGCATCGGGATCCTTGCTTGCGGAGGCCGTCAGGAGGTCGTAAAAAGCCTGCGGATTCGAAACGGGAAAGATCGGTGCATTGATCATCGCACTGCGCCACTCCTGCCCGTCTGGCGTGGTGATGAGGATGCCGAGACCGCGCACACGCACCATTGCGTCCTCAGCATTCGGATTCGGAGTGCCAAGGTTGAACCGTCCCACAATCGGATATTGGCCCCGGACGAAGACTGGCGCTTTGGAGAGTGATGAACCTTCGCCGTTCGCCTCAAACGTTCCAGTGAAGCAGATGCCTTTCGCGTGATTGCGGCGATGACCCAATGCCGGGCCGCCCGGAGGAGCCAATCCCGCTACCAACTTTTTGGGGGTCAGCCTGTTGGGTGATAGCCATCCAGCCGTGTATGCGAAACCGACTGCGGCGATGCCCACCACCGCAGCGATGAGTACGAACGGCCAAAGCCGAAAAGGTTTCGGTGATGCAGGAGACGGAACCATTCAAACCTCGTTTCTTTCAGCTATGGTCTCAAAATCGATACCATCACGATGTTGCCGGAGACCTTCTGCCACTTGACGAAGTGTGTCCGGTCCATCGTCTGGCTTTGGCGATCTGAGCCACGAGCTGAGAATGAGAATACAAGTCGCGGGAACTCTTTCAAGATGTGCTCCTTACCCGGACGAAGTAAAAGGGGGAAGCCATAGAACCGCGTCTCCGCTTTTCCGGTCGCTAAAAAACTTTGAGAGAAAACCGTAGATAAACGATTCCTTAATTACCTGGTATTTTTTGTGATGCTTTGCGATGCAGGATTCGCTCGAGATCTTCTTTGTAGGTTAGCTCCCGGTGTCAGTGAGGCGCTGTTTCTTGCGGAGCTCAGAGAGTGGGTAAAAGGTGCCACGCCAGGTGACGCCGCCTTGCTTGAGAGTGGTGAGCATGGAACGGAGGATGGTGGATACGATGAGCGCGGCGCTGACTGGAAAGAGGACGGCGTACCAAGGGGACACTCTGCTCTTGCGACTGGATAGAACGTAGAGAAGTGCTACGGAGGCGAGAGTAAGGATCGCCGCGGTGCGGGTATTTGGGAGGGCGAGAAAGAAGACGGGAGCTATGCAGAAGACTGTGATCCAGAGGCACGAGAGAATGACGACGGTGGGGTTATAGCGGAAGATGGCGAAGAAGTTCTTCGTCATGCCGTTGAGGATGCCGGAGACGCCTCTGGCCCAGTGAACGCTGACCAGTCCCGGGCCGCTGGCGATGCGCTGACGGAAGCGCTGGCGTTTGATTCGGGTGCCAAGGGCTACGTCTTCGACGATCTCCATGCGGAGGGCCTCGTAGCCACCGAATTGTTGATAGACGGGGGTACGGAGAAGGTTGAAGGCTCCGACTCCGACTGCGTCGCGGAGGGCCTTTGGGTCCGAGACGCGCCAGAGACGGACCGCCCAGAGGCCCATGACCTGAAGGTAGCTAAGGAGCATGCCCTCGCCTGCAGATTTGACGGTAGCGGTGGGGAGGAGAACGAAGTGGTCGGCCTGGGTGGCGACGGTGTGAGCGAGAGCGAGGCGGAGGGTGTCGGGGTGGAAGAGGATATCGGCGTCGGTGAAGAGGAGATAGTGGGGCTGGTGGAGGGAGATGGCGTGGCGTGCGGCGAAGGCCATGGCGTGGGTTTTGCCGAGCCAGCCGGCGGGGAGTTCGGTGATGTGGAGAATGGTGAGTTTGTCCGGATGATTCGCGGCGAGGGCGTCCATGATCGCGCCGGTGTTGTCGGTGGAGCGGTCGTCGACGGCGATGATGTGGAGATTGGTGCAGTCCTGCTGAAGAAGAGAGTTGAGGCACGCGTCGATATTCTTTTCTTCGTTGCAAGCGGGAACGATGACGGTGATGGATGGATTGTTGGCTGGGGTTCGATTGTGTTCGGGCGCGGTGAGGTCCGGGATGCGGGGTAGACCGATGGCCGAGGTGACGGCCTTCCAGAGCCAGGCGAGGGCGATGAGCCATGAGAGCGCTGTGAGTATGGAATGGAGCGATAGGAGCACGTAAGTTCAGGGTCTCACCTCTCGGGCTTCGAGCAAAGAGGCAGCCTTGGGAATGGAGTTGTGATGGAAGTGCGTTGGTGGTTAGGGTGATCACGAGGCGGGCGAAGGAGCGCTACTTTTAGAGCGGATTTGTTGGTGTGGAGGAAGGCGACCGCAGATTCCCTTCGGGAATGACAAACCAAAAGGGCACGGCCGATTCCACGCCAACTGCTACTTGGCTCTAGTTCTCTCGATGTGCAGAGGTTGTCAGGCGGCGGTTGGGATTTCGTGATGGAGGGGTGGGGCGTAGCGGGAACCGATGGAGAAGATGACGGCGGCGAGGAGCAGGGTGATGAGGGTGGAACCGAGTCCGAGATTGAGGGTGGAGCGGTCGCTGACGGCGCCGATGATGCGGGGGGAGATGGCGTCGCCGAGGGCGTGGATGATGAAGAGCTGGCCGGCCATGGCGGTGGCGCGGATCTCCGGGCGGACGGCGTTGAGGGTGGCGGCGTTGACGGGCCCGGTACCGAGGAAGATGAGGAAGATGGCGGCTCCGAGGCCGTAGAGGGTGAGGGAGTGGGGGCCGAAGAAGCAGAGGAGAGCGGGTGGGACGGCGATGGCGGCGCTGATGGCGGGGACGAGGTAGAGGGCTTTGGAGTTGGTGCGGGACCAGCGTTGCGCGATGGTTCCACCGGTAATGGTGCCGCCGAGGCCGGCGACTACAGTGATGGCTCCCATGATGTAGGCAGCGGAAGACTGGCTGCGGCCGTCGATGCGCTGGAGGAAGGAGGGCATCCACCAGGAGATGCCTCCGAGGGAGAAGGTTACGGCTGCGTAGCCGAGGATGGAGCAGAGGTAGGCGGGGTTTTTGATGAGGGAGAGGATGGTTCCCTTTTCGAGCTTGGCTTTACCGTGTTCGCCGGCGGCTGAATCTCCGCTGGCGGCTGAGTCTCCACTGGCTCCGCGGGCTGGCTCCTTCAGGAAGATGGCGATGAGGATGGCGAGGAGGGCGGCGGGGATGGCGGAGACGATGAAGGACATGCGCCAGCCGTAGTGTTCGCCTACTGTGCCTCCGACGAGATAGCCGAGGGCTGCGCCTACGGGGATGGCTACGTTGAAGATGGTGAGGACGCGGTTGCGCTGGTCGGGCGCGTAGTAGTCGGCGAGGAGAGAGGGGGCGAAGATGCCGAAGCTGGCTTCGCCGATGCCGAGGGCGGCGTGGCGGATGTTGAGCGAGTCGTAGGAGTGGACGGTGGCGGTGAGGAAGTTGATCGCGGCCCAGAAGAGGGCGGCGATGACGATCATGGGCTTGCGGGGGAAGCGGTCGCCTAGCCATCCGGTGATGGGCGAGGTGAACATGTAGGCGATCATGAACCAGAAGGTGAGGGTGCCGATGTGTTCGTCGGAGAGGTGGAACTCGGCTTTGACTTGTTCCTGCACGCCGGGGAGGATGTAGCGGTCGATGTAGTTGACGAAGTTGAGGGCGGTGAGGAGGACGAGGGCGGTGGTGGCTCCGGCGACGGAGGGGGCGCGGGAGGGTTCGGGCTTCTGCGTGGTCGAGGAGGCCATCTCGCTGGAAGGATAGCAGGTGGGTTTTCAGGTGATTTTTTTGTGGCGTGGTGGAGAGGTGGTTTTGTTAGGGATATGGGATTTTCGGGGTGTTTTGTGGTGGTGAATTGGTGGTGAGGATGTGGTGATTTGCGTGGCTGATGTGGTGTTTTGGCTGGCGCTTTTTCGGGGGTGAAAAATGCGCCAGGTTTTAGATTTATTTTTGCGGGGCTACTTCGGGCGGGACTCTTCGCGGGGATAGGTGGCGGTGACTACGGTGGAGATGCCGCCGCGGGGGCGGAAGTCGCCGACGATGACGGCCCAGACGGGGTCGCAGGCTTTGACGACGTCGTCAAGGACCTGGTTGACGATGTTTTCCTGGAAGATACCGAGGTTGCGGTAGGTGAAGAGGTATTCCTTGAGGGATTTGAGCTCGAGGCAGCTGTGGCGGGGCATGTAGCGGATGGTGAGGCGGCCGAAGTCGGGGAGGCCGGTCTTGGGGCAGACGGAGGTGAACTCGGGGTCGTCGACGAGGATCTCGTAGGCCTTGAACTGGTTCTGCCAGGTCTCGATGGCGGGGAAGGTGGCGTCGAGGCCGGACTTGGCGTGGTCGTCGGTGTAGCCGGTGGTGTGGGTTGGGGCGGTCGGGAGGGTCGCGGTGCTCATGGTTCTATTTTAGCTTGCCTGGCGCGGTTTTTTGGTTTGTGGCGGATGGTCGGGCTGGGGTGGATCGTGCGGGGCGAGCGGGATTGCGGTGGCGCGGAGGGTCCAGGTGCGGCCGTTGTGGCGGAGGTCGGTGAGGGTGAGGGGGGCGATGTCGATGCGCCAGAAGGATTGGGGTGGGGCGTTGAGGGTGTGGAGGATGGCGGCGCGGATGACGGTGGGGTGGGTGATGGCGATGGTGTGGAGGGTGCCTTCGGTTGCAACGGTGTCGAGCCAGGCTGCGATGCGGGTAACGAGGCTGGTGATGGATTCGC
This Tunturibacter gelidoferens DNA region includes the following protein-coding sequences:
- a CDS encoding spinster family MFS transporter, with the protein product MASSTTQKPEPSRAPSVAGATTALVLLTALNFVNYIDRYILPGVQEQVKAEFHLSDEHIGTLTFWFMIAYMFTSPITGWLGDRFPRKPMIVIAALFWAAINFLTATVHSYDSLNIRHAALGIGEASFGIFAPSLLADYYAPDQRNRVLTIFNVAIPVGAALGYLVGGTVGEHYGWRMSFIVSAIPAALLAILIAIFLKEPARGASGDSAASGDSAAGEHGKAKLEKGTILSLIKNPAYLCSILGYAAVTFSLGGISWWMPSFLQRIDGRSQSSAAYIMGAITVVAGLGGTITGGTIAQRWSRTNSKALYLVPAISAAIAVPPALLCFFGPHSLTLYGLGAAIFLIFLGTGPVNAATLNAVRPEIRATAMAGQLFIIHALGDAISPRIIGAVSDRSTLNLGLGSTLITLLLAAVIFSIGSRYAPPLHHEIPTAA
- the queF gene encoding preQ(1) synthase → MSTATLPTAPTHTTGYTDDHAKSGLDATFPAIETWQNQFKAYEILVDDPEFTSVCPKTGLPDFGRLTIRYMPRHSCLELKSLKEYLFTYRNLGIFQENIVNQVLDDVVKACDPVWAVIVGDFRPRGGISTVVTATYPREESRPK